In Clostridium sp., one DNA window encodes the following:
- a CDS encoding sulfide/dihydroorotate dehydrogenase-like FAD/NAD-binding protein — protein MYKIVDKKALAPNIFSMDVEAPRVARSCLPGQFVIVRIDEKGERIPLTICDYDAEKGTVKIVFQTLGKSTKEMAQYEEGQYFSDFVGPLGQPSDLTNESEQELKKKNIIFVAGGVGTAPVYPQVKWLNAHGIKADVIVGCKSKNYLLFEDELKAVAGNLYVATDDGSYGYKGFVTDKLKDLIEKEGKKYNHAVVIGPMIMMKFMSKLTKEYGIKTIVSLNPIMVDGTGMCGACRVTVGGEVKFACVDGPEFDGHLVNFDEAMRRQAMYKTEEGRKILKAEEGDTFHRKGCECGGDK, from the coding sequence ATGTATAAAATTGTAGACAAAAAAGCTCTTGCGCCCAACATATTTTCTATGGATGTAGAGGCACCGAGAGTAGCAAGGTCCTGTCTTCCAGGACAATTTGTCATAGTCAGAATTGATGAGAAGGGTGAAAGAATCCCTCTTACGATTTGTGATTATGATGCTGAGAAGGGAACAGTAAAAATAGTTTTTCAAACACTTGGTAAATCTACTAAAGAAATGGCTCAATATGAAGAGGGTCAGTATTTTAGTGATTTTGTTGGACCACTTGGTCAGCCATCAGATTTAACCAACGAAAGTGAACAGGAACTTAAAAAGAAGAATATCATATTTGTAGCAGGTGGAGTTGGAACAGCTCCAGTCTATCCGCAGGTTAAATGGCTCAATGCCCATGGAATCAAGGCAGATGTGATTGTAGGATGCAAATCCAAGAATTATCTGCTTTTTGAGGATGAGTTAAAAGCTGTTGCCGGTAACTTGTATGTAGCTACCGATGACGGAAGTTATGGATACAAGGGATTTGTTACAGACAAACTTAAGGATCTCATTGAAAAAGAGGGAAAAAAATATAATCATGCAGTTGTAATAGGGCCTATGATAATGATGAAGTTTATGTCCAAACTTACAAAAGAGTATGGCATAAAAACCATAGTAAGTTTAAATCCTATAATGGTGGATGGAACTGGAATGTGTGGTGCATGCAGAGTTACTGTAGGCGGTGAAGTAAAATTTGCCTGTGTGGATGGTCCTGAATTTGACGGCCATCTTGTGAATTTCGATGAAGCTATGAGAAGGCAGGCTATGTACAAAACTGAAGAAGGAAGAAAGATTTTGAAGGCAGAAGAAGGAGATACCTTTCATAGAAAAGGATGCGAATGTGGAGGTGACAAATAA